The following coding sequences lie in one Musa acuminata AAA Group cultivar baxijiao chromosome BXJ1-8, Cavendish_Baxijiao_AAA, whole genome shotgun sequence genomic window:
- the LOC103994269 gene encoding pentatricopeptide repeat-containing protein At1g07740, mitochondrial, whose protein sequence is MLRRASKFKDKRSRPRKPARDRTPIPLLEELKSTADPAAALHRLQDADPDVLSYPVCSSLLYRLAKARLLPELNSLLALLRAYRIPCKEAAFNSLIRRLGRAGLPDRALALFLDLPSFDCPSAPSRQSLNSALAALVDNRRLDQARALLGRCADFGIRPNAVSYNILLHGCCENEGSGSARLLFDEMLARRVRPTVVSYNVLIGYSCRNGDSVTGMRLKEEMVKKGIQPNAITYALLMEALCSEGKYDAARKLMFDMEYQGCKTTLVNYGVLMSDRGRRGDFDGIRELLAEMNRRKLKPDVVIYGILINYLCVAGRTAEAYKVLVEMQIKGCEPNAATYRMMVDGFCRAGEFEKAVGVLNAMLASKHSPRAESFRCLILGLCESGKLEEACFVLEEMIKRKMGLDVEGWKALAEATIGGNCVLEDQLLSQLIFQSP, encoded by the coding sequence ATGCTGCGCAGGGCCTCGAAGTTCAAAGATAAACGAAGCCGACCTCGGAAGCCCGCTCGAGATCGAACGCCAATCCCTCTTCTGGAGGAGCTCAAATCCACCGCCGACCCTGCCGCCGCCCTCCACCGCCTCCAGGACGCCGACCCCGATGTCCTCAGCTACCCCGTCTGCTCCTCGCTCCTCTACCGCCTCGCGAAGGCGCGCCTTCTTCCGGAGCTCAACTCCCTCCTCGCCCTCCTCCGCGCCTACCGCATCCCCTGCAAGGAAGCCGCTTTCAACTCCCTAATCCGCCGCCTCGGCCGCGCTGGTCTCCCCGACAGGGCACTCGCCCTCTTCCTCGACCTTCCTTCCTTCGACTGCCCCTCCGCCCCCTCCCGCCAATCCCTCAACTCCGCGCTCGCCGCCCTCGTCGATAACCGCCGGCTCGACCAGGCCAGGGCCTTGCTCGGCCGGTGCGCAGACTTTGGCATCCGCCCCAATGCCGTCTCGTACAACATACTCCTGCATGGCTGCTGCGAGAACGAAGGATCGGGCAGCGCGCGTCTCCTGTTCGATGAAATGCTCGCGAGGAGAGTTCGGCCTACGGTCGTGAGTTACAATGTGCTCATTGGCTACTCGTGTAGAAACGGCGACTCGGTAACCGGCATGAGATTAAAGGAGGAGATGGTGAAGAAGGGGATTCAGCCGAACGCCATCACCTATGCCTTGTTGATGGAAGCACTGTGCTCGGAGGGGAAGTATGACGCGGCGAGGAAGTTGATGTTCGACATGGAGTACCAGGGCTGCAAGACGACGCTGGTGAACTACGGCGTCCTGATGAGCGATCGCGGGAGGAGAGGTGATTTCGACGGGATAAGGGAGCTGCTAGCGGAGATGAATAGGAGGAAGCTGAAGCCCGACGTGGTGATCTACGGCATCTTGATCAACTACTTGTGCGTCGCAGGGAGAACCGCGGAAGCGTACAAGGTGTTGGTGGAGATGCAGATCAAAGGCTGCGAGCCAAATGCAGCGACGTACCGCATGATGGTGGATGGCTTCTGCAGGGCTGGGGAGTTTGAGAAGGCAGTGGGGGTCTTGAATGCGATGCTGGCGAGCAAGCATTCCCCCCGCGCCGAGAGCTTTAGGTGTTTGATACTGGGGCTGTGTGAGAGTGGGAAGCTGGAGGAGGCTTGCTTTGTTTTGGAGGAGATGATAAAAAGGAAGATGGGTTTGGATGTAGAGGGGTGGAAAGCTTTGGCTGAGGCCACCATAGGTGGCAATTGTGTTCTTGAGGATCAACTTCTGAGTCAGCTAATCTTTCAGTCTCCCTGA